A genomic stretch from Neodiprion fabricii isolate iyNeoFabr1 chromosome 3, iyNeoFabr1.1, whole genome shotgun sequence includes:
- the LOC124179089 gene encoding protein FAM151B isoform X1 — MTRATLIFTLIAVLFSASTLGEEPSTRSSILPSVPEFFQGIEGNLTKVTWDHAVNSQQALTNALNSSDIMMLEADVVWGTLESEPTVELPVMAHPPANTSDLSLEDFLSQVMADQSKGAKLDFKSLEAFNASCEILQKLMNNMTFPVWLNADILDGPVNSSLNGEPVDAAQFLSLAAGTLPNATLSLGWKTRYGADYNIIDGSYSEANVEEMINTIKNVSQPITYPMRAGLVANSWDAIDKLLKESASGTTVTIWSSENDTVDDVKLSEVIQKIGVSKVYIDVPEELMNRLHLESSTSSRMKICFGTLLAALLFAKFF, encoded by the exons ATGACGCGGGCAACGCTCATTTTCACCTTGATCGCTGTTCTCTTTTCCGCCTCGACGCTTG gAGAGGAGCCATCGACGAGAAGCTCTATTTTACCATCGGTTCCCGAATTCTTCCAAGGCATCGAGGGCAACCTGACAAAAGTAACCTGGGATCATGCCGTCAACAGTCAGCAAGCTCTAACGAACGCTCTCAATTCAA GCGATATAATGATGCTCGAGGCAGATGTCGTTTGGGGAACCTTGGAGTCAGAGCCCACGGTTGAACTTCCCGTGATGGCGCATCCACCAGCTAATACGAGTGATTTATCCCTGGAAGATTTCCTGAGTCAGGTTATGGCGGACCAAAGTAAAGGGGCCAAGCTCGATTTCAAGTCGCTCGAAGCTTTCAATGCTAGTTGCGAAATCCTCCAGAAACTCATGAATAAT ATGACATTTCCGGTCTGGCTGAACGCGGATATTCTCGACGGACCGGTGAACTCGTCTTTGAACGGGGAGCCCGTGGACGCTGcgcaatttttatcattggCGGCCGGAACCCTTCCAAACGCCACGTTATCGCTCGGATGGAAGACGAG GTACGGCGCCGACTACAATATTATCGACGGCAGTTACTCCGAAGCCAACGTAGAGGAGATGATAAATACTATCAAGAACGTTAGTCAGCCAATAACTTACCCTATGCGGGCCGGTCTTGTAGCGAATAGCTGGGACGCGATAGACAAATTACTCAAGGAATCTGCCAGCGGGACGACGGTGACTATTTGGTCAAGCGAAAACGACACCGTCGATGACGTAAAGCTTTCCGAAGTGATTCAAAAGATAGGCGTATCAAAAGTCTACATCGATGTACCGGAGGAGCTTATGAATCGTTTGCATCTCGAATCTTCTACAAGTTCTCGAATGAAGATCTGTTTCGGCACCCTCTTAGCCGCACTCTTGTTTGCAAAGTTCTTCTGA
- the LOC124179089 gene encoding protein FAM151A isoform X2 — translation MMSFSSREEPSTRSSILPSVPEFFQGIEGNLTKVTWDHAVNSQQALTNALNSSDIMMLEADVVWGTLESEPTVELPVMAHPPANTSDLSLEDFLSQVMADQSKGAKLDFKSLEAFNASCEILQKLMNNMTFPVWLNADILDGPVNSSLNGEPVDAAQFLSLAAGTLPNATLSLGWKTRYGADYNIIDGSYSEANVEEMINTIKNVSQPITYPMRAGLVANSWDAIDKLLKESASGTTVTIWSSENDTVDDVKLSEVIQKIGVSKVYIDVPEELMNRLHLESSTSSRMKICFGTLLAALLFAKFF, via the exons ATGATGTCTTTTTCGTCAC gAGAGGAGCCATCGACGAGAAGCTCTATTTTACCATCGGTTCCCGAATTCTTCCAAGGCATCGAGGGCAACCTGACAAAAGTAACCTGGGATCATGCCGTCAACAGTCAGCAAGCTCTAACGAACGCTCTCAATTCAA GCGATATAATGATGCTCGAGGCAGATGTCGTTTGGGGAACCTTGGAGTCAGAGCCCACGGTTGAACTTCCCGTGATGGCGCATCCACCAGCTAATACGAGTGATTTATCCCTGGAAGATTTCCTGAGTCAGGTTATGGCGGACCAAAGTAAAGGGGCCAAGCTCGATTTCAAGTCGCTCGAAGCTTTCAATGCTAGTTGCGAAATCCTCCAGAAACTCATGAATAAT ATGACATTTCCGGTCTGGCTGAACGCGGATATTCTCGACGGACCGGTGAACTCGTCTTTGAACGGGGAGCCCGTGGACGCTGcgcaatttttatcattggCGGCCGGAACCCTTCCAAACGCCACGTTATCGCTCGGATGGAAGACGAG GTACGGCGCCGACTACAATATTATCGACGGCAGTTACTCCGAAGCCAACGTAGAGGAGATGATAAATACTATCAAGAACGTTAGTCAGCCAATAACTTACCCTATGCGGGCCGGTCTTGTAGCGAATAGCTGGGACGCGATAGACAAATTACTCAAGGAATCTGCCAGCGGGACGACGGTGACTATTTGGTCAAGCGAAAACGACACCGTCGATGACGTAAAGCTTTCCGAAGTGATTCAAAAGATAGGCGTATCAAAAGTCTACATCGATGTACCGGAGGAGCTTATGAATCGTTTGCATCTCGAATCTTCTACAAGTTCTCGAATGAAGATCTGTTTCGGCACCCTCTTAGCCGCACTCTTGTTTGCAAAGTTCTTCTGA